DNA sequence from the Coffea arabica cultivar ET-39 chromosome 11c, Coffea Arabica ET-39 HiFi, whole genome shotgun sequence genome:
aagaaaaatatatagcACGAATTATTTAAGTTTGACTCGTACTTTTGACTTGATAAATACTTATTCTTATCACGAAAAGAATTTAATATAGCagaaattaaatcaaatttgagcATTTGAGGGCTCCATCCTTCAGTCTCCAAACTCTCATTTGCATCCATATCTAAAACTATCACTCAAGCTGAAATgtatattgaaaatttcacttttagGGAAcgtaaacaaaaaagaaagaaaaaggaggtGACACGAAAACCCCTTTTATTTGGACGCGGGGCAcggacggttgcaggtgcaaccgtcCCTGCCAATTTTGGTCATTGTCAAGACCATGTAACTTTCTTTGTACatcgtgtaacttttttttcacatgatgtattttcacaacagatagTGATGGATCCCACACTTGGCgcgaaaatcgagttacatgaTGTAATCTCAATcgcacaaaattttgagggccAAGATCCGTGCAGGGACTGCCCCAAATCCCTTTTATCTTGACTTGACTGTGGGGACACAAAATAGGGCCCCTCGAATATTTATTGCAAATCTGACATTATTCCAATATTTTGGGAGGGTCTCCGATGCTGAGAGCTGGGCTTGCATGGTTTCTAATGTCTGGCCCATTTATTAGTGTTTCGACCGACAGACAGGCCCATTATTTGAATCCTGTAGTATCTCTTTGTTTGAAAATGTTTTGTCAATTAAGTCCACATATTTAGTTTCAACTTATATGACTCTAATAATTCAACATATATCACATATACATACTATGAAGCACATCTTTAGAGTCTcaaactttgtttttttttttttattttttttgggaaaatgtCCCAAGCTTGACAGGAATTCTCTAACTTGATTAACTAAAACAACACAAagataaattttctttctttttctttttttttttgaacggAAGAAGAGTTTAACGTAGTAGTGGTTTAAAAGGGAGAGGGATGGGTTGGTAAGTTCGGGGAGAGAATGTAAGTAAAAGATTTAGagtttgatatatatatatatatatatatatatatatatataaatggtAGTAGTGGTTTAAAGGGATAAGAAAtgaattatttgttaattacaaGCAGGCTTTCGTTTCTCACTACTAGCATTAATAATTTCAAGTGCGGCCACACAATATTGATACAACCATTCTTTAAATATGTTCATACATTGATATACATAGCATGTTTTGGTTTTTCCAAAAAAGCAGCAATTAAATTGTGATTGATATTTCATAGAATAAGAAATAATAACCAAGATTAATTGATATAGTCTTCAAAACCAAGAAGATTTAAGGATTGATAACTCTGCAGTTCTCCTGATTTCACCACCCTTTCCATCTGTAAGAACTCCAATGGCACCCATTTTATTGATAGATACCTTAAAGTGCTCAAGGAAGTCATCAAAATTCTGGAGATCCTTTGCTAGAGCAGCTGCTTGAGGATTGGTCAATAAGGCTGAATCTGATAAGAAAAGAGTCTTGTTTTggttcaaagccatataataatgGCTGTCAAAAGACAATGAGCTTCCAGGATCCATCTCCAGGGTAGTTGCTGGATTAATTGGAACCGGGCAGATGGTCTTCAAAGTTTCAGCATAATCTGAATCTAGAGAGGGATCTGTGTCACCTTTCCCTGTGAAGTTGTAGAGCCTTTTTGCAATCAAAGTGCAGTGAGTTCTTCCAAGGGTATGTGCTCCTGAAATTGAAATCAGTCAACGGCTTGTGTTACAAATTACAACTCTTCAATCTTAAAATTAAAGGAAACAAggttaatattaatataaattcaCAACCCAAATATTTTGGGAAGAATAATGCAATGATAAATTGatacaagaataaaaaaattgaacataTCCCACGGGAAAGTGGAAGATCTCATTGATTATTGGTTACATtgcaaaaaaggagaaaaaaaaaaaacatacctGATAGGGTGACAAGATCATTGATGCCTAAactatgattttcaaaattttgaagcaGAGTTGGGAAGTCTGCAAATGGTGAGGGTAAGCTTGGCAATACTTCAGAGGCAAGTGACACCCTTCCATCTTTCCTTCCCGTGGGAACCTTCCAAATTGGCCGCTGAAACTGTAAATTTTTGAATGTCCATCCGTAAATCTCTTTCCTTCCCGTTTGGATTGCAAGTTCTTAgaatttttgcagaaaaatatattgtagCAATATACTACATGTAAAGTAAAAAAGCGATTTTCAGGTTTGTAGCAAATAGCCTTGCGCACATAATGCATGACGAATGTGTCGATTTttaacacataattagtgaATAAAACCTACTCTTTAGGTAAAGAAAAGTGATTTGCATCTCAAGTCACAGTTCAAACAATTGCCTTAGCTAATTGAGGTTAGTAGGATATAGTACTGACTATTGAATCTGATCTTGAATGATTGTGTTAGCTAATTGAGGTTAGAAGGATGTAAGTAATGTAATCTTACTTGATATGACACTGCATCTCGAGCAACCAAAGCAACAATATCAGCACATGATACTGTATTGGGGCATTCTTTTTCAAGTTTAGATTTTATCTCGTCAATAACCTCGTATCCAGTTAGAGCCCGGTTTGGGCTTGCCTCTTTTTCAGCTGTATTATTACTGGTCGAATCAAGAAGAAGTGATGCATCACAGCCCTGCGAGTGGAATTAATATTGCATGAGATATATTTGGTTTCAATAATCAAGATAATTGAATAAATACATCCAACTTTATATGATTTTCTCGAACAAAAAAAGTTACCGAATTCATGAAATAACTCCAAGGAATAGGGAGGGGGGAAAACCTACCGGGAAAATTCCGAAAATTACAAATAGAACTCTGCTGCATGATGAATGTTTTCCAAAAAATGCTTGAGTAGTTGAGTGACACAATATAGATTTAGAGCTTAAAAATGCTTGACATTGAAATTTCTAAAGTTTGGATTAATTCGGCTTGCGAAGATAAGACTAGGTAAGTTGAAGGAGTGATCAAAACACGAAAGTTAAGtcataaaacaacaaaaaaacggtgaaaatagaaaattaataacTTTTGAAAGAGATATCAAAAGTTCAAAGTTAGGtcatgaattaaaaaaaaaaaaagaaggtagaaaaatagaaaatgtaGACATTTAATTCACACCCTAACGAAGCAATCATGGTAGTGAATTCTTAGTAACTTTGCAGCCAAGGTGGAGTTATTAGCAACTTTGCTCCATGTGATGTTCCTCACGATGCCTTCAACTTGAGGGCAGCTTTCTTCATAGTAATCCATCTTTAGGCCCTTGGCATGATCTTCATTGCCAATTCCAAGTTTTCCAACAATTCCAAGATTTTGACAGAGTTTTTCAACGACCTCCTTTATTTGGCCGCCAGCTTTGCAAATTCCAAAACTTCCCAGAATTACACACAGAAGTAGCAAGAAAGCACTGGCTTTCATCTTATTCTCCATGCAGTCTCTCCTCTTGGAAATGCAAAATCAGAACGGAAATGTTTTTGAGTTGCAAGATTGggaaacaatatatatataggcGTCTACTGCAGCCGAATTGCATGCAATTGAAGTAATTAATTGTTCCTAGCGTGAATATGTGGACATTGTTCTCGTTCTCCAGCGCACGgttcatgaaagttatatctGGCTAAGTCTGTTACTACGTTAAATGATTGACTTTTCATCGCTATTCTGTACATATTATTTATGGGATATGGCACAACAATTATCATATATCTGTAACTTAGTATAAAAGTTTTCTGGCAGACTGCTTTAAATTTGAGAATGAATTTTGTACTAGTTTGAGCTAAAAGGAACAAGAAACAGAAAGTCAACTCCATTGATGCGTCCTAATAGGGTTTTCATTGTATCCTACGTATTGTTAGTCCAATGGCATTGCATTCTTTATTTCCCTTGAACAATACTACATGTTCTGTTCAGTTTTTATCCAGTGGCTTCATATTCCCTTCTCTTCTTCTCCATGCAGCATCACCTCTTAGTTGGATCCTTCTTTTAAAAAAGATTGTTATCAATTGCGGTATTGGTACGTGAACTGAAAGCGTAATTTCTTGGCCCTTAAAAAATGCTAAAGGTAGAGCTATAGTTTGTTCTAGACTTTTAGTTACAGGTTTCATTGGCCCTCAAGAATGCCAAAGGTAGAGCTATCATTTGATTGGTGTTTCAGTTTCCCAAACATCCATGAATAATTCTATGATATTGCATGTTGATTGATGTTAAATTTTGACTGCATCGTTTATAAATCTTGAAAGGTTACCTATGATTTTCTGTAGGGTTGTCGTTGAATCTTGGCATTCTAAATCTCATTTTGATCCCTTTTTTTCCATGATTAGTACCCTCCCAAAGCGTAATTTTTGGGTCAGTCCATCTATATGCGCCATCCATTTGCACAGAAAAACAATCACAACAAACCAGGCACTTGACACACCTTGACATTGGTTTAGCCTCTTGCAACTTTCAATTGAAAGGAATTGCATTCCTACATAACAATCTTTAATCGACAAACCTCAATGGtacaaattatatatttttgccTGAATAACTACTTTCATACCATATCTAATAGTTTGATTGATTGCCTGTGTAGGTCAATACTTTGCACAAGTCCAAGTACTAATCCCCTTCTATTTGTAACTCATCACctatttggaaaattttattgttAAAAGGGATATCATCACCTTATTAATGTTTGATTGAGCATTCAAATATTGTATTGCAAAAAATTATCCAACCAAACAAACATATTTTATTGTGAAAATTTTTTCAATGGAACATATAAAGATAGTTAAGGTTTAACTAGGAATGACAAGGGGTGAGAGGAAGTTAAAGGTtctaaactttttctttttctttttctttctatgGGCATATGTGTAAAATCGCTAAAGCTAATTGTTAGGGTGACTTGAGCTGAAAACAATCAAACATGGGAAAAAACATCCTGTCAACCGCAaacactttttcttttctttacttttcgaGCCAAAATGCAGGGAAATCTGTAAATATAACTTACTAATCAATAGTAATCAACTAGTTGCATAAATGTTGAAATTCTTGAGAAGTAAAATCCATCTCCAAAATCCCAAACTTTACATTCCCATTTCCCATGTTCACAGCAAAACCACCTCAAAATACACCCCACTTTCCAACCCAGCAATTGATTTCATCCTAAATGAAGCAACTCAAGACATTAAACCCTCAAAACCCTCCTGTCCAAACCCTCCAAACCCACAAAAAACTCTagtagaaaatgaagaaaaaaaggcCCCTTTTAATAGTAGGGTTCAAATATCTCATCCCTGGCCTGAATGGGTGGAGCTGATGGATAAGTTGCTGAAAGGTggatattttgatcaaattgGACACCCTTTTGATAGAAATGAAATGGGCTCGAAGTTTTTTAATCAGATTAGGACTGCTTGCTTGAATTATGCCCGCGACCGGTTTGATCTTATAAGGTAGCTttggtgtttgatgaaatgcttaATTGAATCTTTGTGTTGTTTTCTGGAAAGTGTTATTTGCCGTTTCTGATGTTCACTAATTATTGGCACTGATGGTTCAGTGAATTTTATTGTGGTTATTTGGGATGATTGTTTGTTTTTGTAACTATATGGATCATCTGTTTGGAACCTAAATGGTTTGGCTAGTTATATGCTTATTATGCTCTGCGAATGTCTAATTCTTACGTATCATGTCGTAAATTATGTGCAATATTTTATCGCCTTAAATTTCTTCTAATGGAAGGAAGGTTGATTAAATATACTGTGGATTTGTACAAAAACATGcaatactttttctttcttttatacaTAAcaatttaaaatggaattctgGTGGTTAAGACTAGTTAGTTTAGTTCACACCAACATCCAGGTTATAAGCCTGCAAAAACAGAGTAGTATTTCATCCTTGGACATATCTCTTAAAACCACTAAAAGTCTTTGGCCTGTATTTGATGCAACTTTTGCATCACTTGTATGCATCATCTTAATAGCAGAATTTCTTGCTCTTTGAATCTTGTTAAGTGCTGTCCTCAAATTTTTCCTGATCACTTTAATGTTTTTCTCAAGGTGAAAGTTTGGTATTATTTAAAGAGAATAAACACTTTGTTATTGTGATGGACATAAAGATTTAACACACTTAAGGGAAAGTGCTACTTTTTTAACCTGATTGTGACCTTTCAACATACTAGAGCTGAACTTATGGCATTCGTCATGGCAAGCAGAAACTTAGCTTAGCCATCAAACTCATCAAAATTTCATTGGTAGTTATACAGGCAAGGTCAAGGGTCTGGGTGGGGCTAGAATTAGTTGAAGACTTCATGTAATTAGAGTCATCATGCCATTGATAATTCAAACATGGGTTAGCATGATATAATGAATTGTCTGCAAAAATCTCTTCTAGTATGAAACCAGTACCATTTTTTATGTAAACCCTTTGAAAAATTGTACGCAGTCATGTTAGTTCATCTAAAGTTAGTGGCTGCTTAAGATCTTACATCATCTGCGCACTAATTAAAGGATCATACCAGCATGCAAAATAAAAGCTAAAAGCTTTTACTTCGTTGTGCAAGGACATGAGGGTATGTTTTATGTTCCACAAAACAAGTTTCATTCCATATGTTTATCACTATGCAATTTGTACCAGGTTTTTGTCCCAGAAAGATATTCAGATTGTTGCTGGATCTGGATGTCCTACCTTGGACAGAAAAGTTGTGAACTCAGGAAAGCGACTAAGAGCACATGCGGGAACTGATGAAGGAAATGTATGCACTCAAAATAAAATCAGCCTCCTGCGTTTCCATGATAAAATCAGCCTGCTGCATGAAGTTGCATGCATTCACCTGTCTAATGTGGACAGCTTTGTAGGTTTGCAGCTCCTGTGTTTTGAGGGGAAATTGTGAGAGGGCTTTTGTAAAGGCACGTGAGGATGAAGGGGGCAGGACTGTCGACGTCATGCGCTTCTTGTTGACATACGGACTCGATGCTATAATTGGTACTGTAGAGAATAAGCCTTGCCTAAACAAGAAGGTCAAGGAGTCGGTCAGAAAATTGCTGAAAGAAATCACAGAGTTCAGCTCTGAGGAAACTGATACTGAGCAGTCTACAGCTTCAACCTCTGGATGGATTTCATCTACTCAAGGAATCTCAGCTCACCAGGGGCAAGATCAAGTTAATGTAATAATGAAACCCGGCGATTGGAAATGCCCCAAGTAAGTCCCTAGCAAATAGTATCTTATTAAAAACATAGTCCAGCATCTTCTGCACTTGATAAATGATGCGCAAAATTCCCTTCTTCTCTTCTCAGATGCAACTTCCTAAACTTTTCTAGAAATGTTAAGTGCTTGCGTTGTGAGGGATTATTCCAAGAAAGACTACAGAAACTTGGCGAGAACGAAGATCATCTTCCACTAAAGAAAGGAGACTGGATATGTGAGAAGTAAGGAACTATTTTACAAGCCTGCTTCTGGTCAAAGTACTTTATACTTTGTTTAACCATATGCTTTTCTTTGTACTTTCTCCTTCTTATGTGGCTCAATATTTTTACAGGtgcaattttttgaattttgcaaaAAATACAAGGTGTTTACAATGTAAAGAGAAGCCATCAGGTCGACAACTCATTCCTGGGGAGTGGGAATGTGAATCGTAAGTTATTTATTTCCAGATAGTttaatgaagttttataattttgatttacTGTTGTTCTTATAATTGGATTTCGTTACTTTCCAGGTGTAACTACATAAATTTTAGAAGAAATATGGTATGCTTAAAATGCGATCATAAAAGACCGAAAGCTTCGAATTCTTCATCCTTACCATCTCCATCTGCCAGTGACCATATGCCATATCGTCGTACACGCCCTTATTTTGGGCAAGAGAAGCAATGTGGAGATGAAAAAAGTGATGTAATAAAATTTGTTGAAACTGAAGGCCAACATAGATCAAACTCACTAGATGAGGCTCCAGGATTTGTTGACTTTCCTTTGGTGTGTGGTAAGAGTGACTTGTCCCAGAATGTTCAGAAGCAAGAGAGATGGAGAAAGGAAATGGCTGAGCAGAGCAGAAGTGCTGCAAAGGCAAAGGAAAATGCTGGTGTTTTCAAATCTTCCATCACCCGGGACAGTAGAGAGTTGCTTCAGTTGGATGACGATGAAGAGATGGCTGAGTGGTTTGGACGCAGAAGAGACAACTGAGCAAAACAATGAAGACTTTGTACTGGAAAGTGAAAGAGATTTCGGTCTGAAATCATATGCGCGGACAGGGATCAACCAAAGACATAACTGACAACTACAACGTACACTTGGCCTAGACATTTCCTACTGTTGGTTTGAGTGATCTAGTCTATATAAGAAAGTGAATCTAGAGCACGCAATCAACAAATGCCTATATG
Encoded proteins:
- the LOC113716163 gene encoding peroxidase 24-like; translated protein: MENKMKASAFLLLLCVILGSFGICKAGGQIKEVVEKLCQNLGIVGKLGIGNEDHAKGLKMDYYEESCPQVEGIVRNITWSKVANNSTLAAKLLRIHYHDCFVRGCDASLLLDSTSNNTAEKEASPNRALTGYEVIDEIKSKLEKECPNTVSCADIVALVARDAVSYQFQRPIWKVPTGRKDGRVSLASEVLPSLPSPFADFPTLLQNFENHSLGINDLVTLSGAHTLGRTHCTLIAKRLYNFTGKGDTDPSLDSDYAETLKTICPVPINPATTLEMDPGSSLSFDSHYYMALNQNKTLFLSDSALLTNPQAAALAKDLQNFDDFLEHFKVSINKMGAIGVLTDGKGGEIRRTAELSILKSSWF
- the LOC113716507 gene encoding uncharacterized protein, whose translation is MLKFLRSKIHLQNPKLYIPISHVHSKTTSKYTPLSNPAIDFILNEATQDIKPSKPSCPNPPNPQKTLVENEEKKAPFNSRVQISHPWPEWVELMDKLLKGGYFDQIGHPFDRNEMGSKFFNQIRTACLNYARDRFDLIRFLSQKDIQIVAGSGCPTLDRKVVNSGKRLRAHAGTDEGNVCSSCVLRGNCERAFVKAREDEGGRTVDVMRFLLTYGLDAIIGTVENKPCLNKKVKESVRKLLKEITEFSSEETDTEQSTASTSGWISSTQGISAHQGQDQVNVIMKPGDWKCPKCNFLNFSRNVKCLRCEGLFQERLQKLGENEDHLPLKKGDWICEKCNFLNFAKNTRCLQCKEKPSGRQLIPGEWECESCNYINFRRNMVCLKCDHKRPKASNSSSLPSPSASDHMPYRRTRPYFGQEKQCGDEKSDVIKFVETEGQHRSNSLDEAPGFVDFPLVCGKSDLSQNVQKQERWRKEMAEQSRSAAKAKENAGVFKSSITRDSRELLQLDDDEEMAEWFGRRRDN